A part of Bacteroidota bacterium genomic DNA contains:
- a CDS encoding 2-C-methyl-D-erythritol 4-phosphate cytidylyltransferase — MTDIPLKKYAIIVAGGNGTRANTPVPKQFMKLDGKPVIMHTITKFAEAGLSIEIILVLNKEQINFWQELCKENNFYTEVKVVEGGENRFESVKNGLALVSEEGIVAVHDAVRPLVSAKTIVTSFKAAEMYGNAVPAIPLTDSIRQIDSSKSIAVDRTRYCVIQTPQCFLASILKKAYSVAEYKIHFTDDASVVEASGEKIHLVDGNPDNIKITTPRDFLLAEALMKYRPVVTSGNKLKPAEELNLLGGNSQVA; from the coding sequence ATGACAGACATCCCTCTCAAGAAGTACGCCATCATTGTTGCTGGCGGAAACGGCACCCGCGCAAACACTCCGGTTCCAAAACAATTCATGAAACTTGACGGCAAGCCCGTCATCATGCACACCATCACAAAATTTGCGGAAGCGGGATTGAGTATTGAAATTATTTTGGTGCTGAACAAGGAACAAATTAATTTCTGGCAGGAACTCTGCAAGGAAAATAATTTTTACACAGAAGTAAAAGTAGTGGAAGGCGGTGAAAACCGATTTGAGTCGGTGAAAAATGGATTGGCATTGGTTAGCGAAGAAGGAATTGTGGCGGTGCACGATGCGGTGCGCCCGCTCGTAAGTGCAAAAACAATTGTAACTTCTTTCAAAGCGGCAGAAATGTATGGCAATGCCGTGCCTGCGATTCCGCTCACAGATTCTATCCGCCAGATTGATTCATCAAAAAGTATTGCGGTGGATCGCACGCGCTACTGCGTAATCCAAACTCCGCAATGTTTTCTCGCAAGCATTCTGAAAAAAGCATATTCAGTGGCTGAATATAAAATTCATTTTACCGATGACGCTTCGGTGGTGGAAGCCAGCGGAGAAAAAATTCACCTCGTTGACGGCAATCCCGACAATATTAAAATTACCACTCCGCGCGATTTCCTTTTAGCGGAAGCGCTGATGAAGTATCGTCCAGTAGTTACGTCAGGAAATAAATTGAAGCCGGCAGAAGAATTAAATCTTTTGGGAGGAAATTCGCAGGTGGCTTAA
- a CDS encoding DUF1761 domain-containing protein, with product MIIQHLNWLAVAAGAIAYFVLGAIWFGPIFGKMWMAGHKINPPSPEEKEKMKKEMWKFMLPTLVLCFVGTVALAYFIHVFSFYNVNWRWYSGVKVALVGGVGFTSVAIIMNYIYLQKPLKIMIIDSAFHVAGLTIASIILSVWM from the coding sequence ATGATTATTCAACATCTCAACTGGCTCGCGGTTGCCGCTGGAGCAATTGCGTATTTCGTTCTCGGAGCAATTTGGTTCGGTCCCATTTTCGGAAAAATGTGGATGGCAGGGCATAAAATAAATCCGCCATCTCCTGAAGAAAAAGAAAAAATGAAAAAAGAAATGTGGAAGTTTATGCTCCCCACTCTTGTTCTTTGTTTTGTCGGCACAGTTGCGCTGGCATATTTCATTCACGTTTTCAGTTTTTACAATGTGAACTGGCGCTGGTACAGCGGAGTGAAAGTTGCGCTTGTTGGCGGAGTTGGTTTCACGAGCGTTGCAATTATAATGAACTATATATATCTGCAGAAGCCATTGAAGATTATGATTATTGATTCTGCATTTCACGTAGCAGGATTAACCATTGCGAGCATTATTTTATCGGTTTGGATGTAA
- a CDS encoding polyprenyl synthetase family protein — protein sequence MVSVEEIKAPVRKEMEEFEQKFRDAMRSHVPLLDKIMQYIVKRKGKQLRPMFVFLSAKTCGEMNESTYRAASLIELLHTATLVHDDVVDDAHMRRGFFSLNALWKNKIAVLVGDYLLSRGLLLSTDNKDFRLLGIVSNAVKEMSEGELLQIEKARRLDVDEPVYFEIIRQKTAVLIASCCSCGAASVGSDEKIIEQMRLFGEQTGIAFQIKDDLFDFGTGNGIGKPTGNDIKEKKFTLPLIYALKNASYFDKRKMINTIKNNHEDEEKIAKVTDFVLSSGGIEYATQKMHEHKDKALQLLSEFKNSDAKNALEQLVVYTIERKN from the coding sequence ATGGTTTCCGTAGAAGAAATAAAAGCGCCCGTCCGAAAAGAGATGGAAGAATTCGAGCAGAAGTTCCGCGATGCGATGCGGAGCCACGTTCCGCTGCTCGATAAAATCATGCAGTACATTGTGAAGCGCAAAGGCAAGCAACTGCGCCCGATGTTTGTGTTTCTTTCTGCTAAAACCTGCGGGGAGATGAATGAATCAACTTACCGCGCTGCTTCGTTGATTGAATTGCTTCATACTGCCACGCTGGTGCACGATGATGTGGTGGATGACGCGCACATGCGCAGAGGATTTTTTTCCCTGAACGCACTATGGAAAAATAAAATTGCCGTGCTGGTTGGAGATTATCTTTTATCGCGCGGATTATTGCTGTCTACCGACAATAAAGATTTTCGATTGCTTGGAATTGTTTCCAACGCAGTGAAAGAAATGAGTGAAGGCGAACTTTTGCAGATTGAAAAAGCAAGACGATTAGATGTGGACGAACCCGTTTATTTTGAAATCATCCGCCAGAAAACCGCGGTGCTGATTGCTTCGTGCTGTTCTTGTGGCGCAGCTTCGGTGGGAAGTGATGAAAAAATAATTGAGCAGATGCGATTGTTCGGTGAGCAGACGGGAATTGCTTTCCAGATTAAAGATGATTTATTTGATTTTGGAACAGGCAATGGGATTGGCAAACCGACAGGAAATGACATTAAGGAAAAAAAATTTACGCTTCCGTTAATTTACGCATTGAAAAATGCTTCTTACTTCGACAAACGAAAAATGATCAACACAATAAAAAATAATCACGAAGACGAAGAAAAAATTGCAAAGGTTACGGATTTTGTTTTGAGCAGCGGAGGAATTGAATATGCAACACAAAAAATGCACGAACATAAAGACAAAGCACTTCAGCTTCTTTCGGAATTTAAAAATTCGGATGCAAAAAATGCGCTGGAACAATTGGTAGTTTATACGATAGAAAGAAAAAATTAG
- a CDS encoding long-chain fatty acid--CoA ligase yields the protein MRLFDILYQFHEKYPKADALSKKENGKWISYSTKDFIDYSENLACGLLALGVQREDKIAILANNRPEWNFADMGIQMSGCILIPIYPTVSEHDLEFILKDAQVKYIFVSAEDIYNKVKTVSANVPGMKDIYTFNSFPAAKHFTDLVELGKKNKDEAKLKSIKDSIKENDLATILYTSGTTGTPKGVMLSHNNIFSNVYAVRHLPPCDHNDKCLSFLPLNHIYERMLVSLYMYLGVSIYYAESLETIGDNLREIKPNVFSCVPRLLEKVYDRIVSKGNELTGIKRKLFFWALALGEKFEGVGKGSWWYNFQLKLANKFIFSKWREALGGNVRAAVSGGAALNPRLAKIFWAAQIPVLEGYGLTETSPVIAVNTLEPDGMKFGTVGKVIEGVTVKIAEDGEILCKGPNIMLGYYKRPDATAEAIDKDDWFHTGDIGILEEGKYLKITDRKKEMFKTSGGKYIAPQMIENKIKECPLVEQVMVIGENQKFASALIVPSFIKLKMKYEKEGKPYPGNEEAIKNIELKKIIHDHIERMNKSLAQYESIKKFELLSKDWSIDGGEMTPKLSLKRKVILEANKNLVEKIYLEK from the coding sequence ATGAGATTGTTTGATATTTTATACCAGTTTCACGAAAAATACCCGAAAGCAGACGCGCTTTCAAAAAAAGAAAACGGAAAATGGATTTCTTATTCCACAAAAGATTTTATTGACTATTCCGAAAATCTTGCCTGCGGTTTGCTCGCGCTCGGAGTTCAGCGCGAAGATAAGATTGCAATTCTCGCCAACAATCGTCCCGAATGGAATTTTGCAGATATGGGAATTCAGATGAGCGGCTGCATTCTCATTCCCATTTATCCTACGGTGAGCGAGCATGATTTGGAATTTATTCTAAAAGATGCGCAGGTGAAATATATTTTTGTTTCTGCCGAGGATATATATAATAAGGTAAAAACAGTTTCGGCAAATGTGCCGGGCATGAAAGATATTTACACCTTCAATAGTTTTCCTGCTGCAAAACATTTCACCGATTTAGTTGAACTCGGAAAAAAAAATAAAGATGAAGCGAAACTAAAATCTATCAAGGATTCTATAAAGGAAAATGATTTGGCAACCATACTTTATACTTCGGGAACGACAGGTACTCCGAAAGGGGTGATGCTCTCCCACAATAATATTTTTTCGAATGTGTATGCCGTGCGCCATCTTCCGCCATGCGACCACAACGATAAATGTTTGAGCTTTCTTCCGCTCAATCATATTTACGAGCGAATGTTGGTTTCTTTATATATGTATCTCGGGGTTTCGATTTATTATGCTGAGAGTTTGGAAACCATAGGAGATAATTTGCGCGAAATAAAACCAAATGTTTTTTCCTGTGTGCCACGTTTGCTGGAAAAAGTTTATGACAGAATTGTTTCGAAAGGAAATGAACTCACCGGCATAAAACGAAAATTATTTTTCTGGGCGCTCGCGCTCGGAGAAAAATTTGAAGGAGTAGGAAAAGGAAGTTGGTGGTATAATTTCCAATTGAAACTTGCCAACAAATTTATTTTTTCCAAATGGCGCGAAGCTCTTGGCGGAAATGTGCGCGCGGCAGTTTCAGGAGGCGCTGCGCTGAATCCTCGCCTCGCAAAAATTTTCTGGGCTGCGCAGATTCCTGTTCTTGAAGGATACGGCTTGACAGAAACTTCTCCTGTTATTGCTGTGAACACACTTGAACCTGATGGAATGAAATTCGGAACGGTGGGAAAAGTGATTGAAGGCGTAACTGTGAAAATTGCCGAGGATGGGGAAATTCTTTGCAAAGGCCCGAACATTATGCTCGGCTATTACAAGCGTCCTGACGCCACTGCTGAAGCGATTGACAAAGACGACTGGTTTCACACAGGTGATATCGGAATTTTGGAGGAAGGAAAATATTTAAAGATTACGGACAGGAAAAAAGAAATGTTCAAAACATCAGGAGGAAAATACATCGCTCCGCAGATGATTGAAAACAAAATCAAGGAATGTCCGCTGGTGGAACAAGTGATGGTGATTGGAGAAAATCAGAAGTTTGCTTCCGCATTAATTGTTCCTTCATTTATAAAACTGAAAATGAAATATGAAAAAGAAGGGAAACCTTATCCGGGAAACGAAGAAGCAATTAAAAATATTGAACTGAAAAAAATTATTCACGACCACATAGAGCGGATGAACAAATCCCTTGCTCAATATGAATCCATCAAAAAGTTTGAACTCCTTTCAAAAGACTGGAGTATTGACGGAGGCGAAATGACTCCGAAACTTTCCCTGAAAAGAAAAGTAATTCTTGAAGCAAATAAAAATTTGGTTGAAAAAATTTATTTGGAGAAATAA
- a CDS encoding amidohydrolase family protein, with translation MRKISADYIFPVSSAPIKNGVVTVNEEGIILEVSSNKSEDAEVHSGIIVPGFVNTHCHLELSHLKGQISERKGLTGFISELVPKRNTFSPEQIKSAIISAEEEMIRNGIVAVGDISNTEYSFEQKKKGNIFYHTFIEIFDLVSEKAEEKISEAKTLISKLKSPNASITPHAPYSVSSKLMERIDNLKQPFLSIHNQESLLENELFFSGTGPLAELMQKAGVDVDSKRRAKNSLLFILGGLIETKKVLLVHNTYTSKEDIKIIKHYSEGGGCEVVLCLCPNANLYIENKLPGISMFLEQGMKMTIGTDSLASNDSLSVLDELKTISNQYTKIPFEILITWATKNGAEFLGMENEFGTIEKGKRPGLNLIKGMNEKFELSEKISVQKLI, from the coding sequence GTGAGAAAGATCTCTGCCGATTATATTTTTCCTGTTTCATCTGCCCCGATTAAAAACGGAGTTGTTACGGTTAATGAAGAAGGAATTATTTTGGAAGTCTCGAGCAATAAGTCAGAAGATGCTGAAGTTCATTCAGGAATTATCGTTCCGGGTTTTGTAAACACGCACTGCCATCTCGAACTTTCCCATCTCAAAGGACAAATTTCTGAACGCAAAGGTCTCACGGGATTTATTTCAGAACTCGTGCCGAAACGCAATACATTTTCTCCGGAACAAATAAAATCTGCGATTATATCTGCAGAAGAAGAAATGATTCGAAACGGCATTGTGGCAGTAGGGGATATTTCCAACACGGAATATTCCTTTGAGCAAAAGAAAAAAGGAAATATCTTCTATCATACATTTATAGAAATTTTTGATTTAGTTTCTGAAAAGGCGGAAGAAAAAATTTCAGAAGCGAAAACTTTAATTTCAAAATTAAAATCTCCAAATGCTTCAATTACTCCTCATGCGCCTTACAGTGTTTCCAGTAAACTAATGGAGCGGATTGACAATCTGAAACAACCTTTCCTCTCCATTCACAATCAGGAATCTTTATTAGAGAATGAATTATTTTTTTCCGGTACCGGTCCGCTTGCTGAACTTATGCAGAAAGCCGGGGTGGATGTAGATTCAAAACGCAGAGCGAAAAACTCTTTACTTTTTATTCTCGGAGGATTAATTGAAACAAAAAAAGTTTTGCTCGTTCACAACACTTACACTTCCAAAGAAGATATTAAAATCATAAAACATTATTCTGAAGGAGGAGGATGCGAAGTAGTACTTTGCTTATGTCCAAACGCGAATTTATATATAGAAAATAAACTTCCTGGCATTTCCATGTTTCTTGAACAAGGAATGAAAATGACAATCGGAACTGACAGTTTAGCATCTAACGATTCGCTTTCTGTTCTGGATGAACTGAAAACTATTTCAAATCAATATACGAAAATTCCTTTTGAAATTTTAATTACGTGGGCAACAAAAAACGGAGCGGAGTTTCTCGGAATGGAAAATGAATTCGGAACAATTGAAAAAGGAAAAAGGCCCGGTTTAAATTTGATCAAAGGAATGAATGAGAAATTTGAGCTTTCTGAAAAAATTTCCGTTCAGAAATTAATTTAA
- a CDS encoding class I SAM-dependent methyltransferase, producing MIFLLKYFKYWFFAKNAHGIHSPFVFQLYNEAINKKGSYYSFDKIEHLRKKLLISKKEIEVADFGTGKSGKRSIAAIVQRSAKNEKYCQLLFRLAYHFHPETILELGTSLGISTLYLASANKKTTVITIEGSPEVAECAQKNFRTENAGNIKLVTGNFDVVLPDVLNQKIKLAKRKLDFCFFDGNHHKQPTLKYFSQCLEYAHNDSVFIFDDIHWSNEMEEAWEEIKSHPKVSVTVDLFFLGLVFFRTEQVKENFTLRF from the coding sequence CTGATTTTTCTTCTGAAATATTTTAAGTATTGGTTTTTCGCCAAGAACGCTCACGGAATTCATTCTCCGTTTGTATTTCAGTTATACAATGAAGCGATAAATAAAAAAGGCAGTTATTATTCCTTCGATAAAATTGAACATCTCCGAAAAAAACTTCTCATTTCAAAAAAAGAAATTGAAGTTGCAGATTTCGGAACGGGAAAATCAGGAAAGCGGAGCATTGCTGCAATTGTTCAGCGCTCGGCAAAAAATGAAAAGTATTGCCAGCTGCTTTTCCGCCTGGCATATCATTTCCATCCCGAAACAATTCTTGAACTCGGAACTTCGTTGGGAATAAGCACGCTCTATCTTGCGTCTGCAAATAAAAAAACAACTGTGATAACCATAGAAGGTTCGCCTGAAGTGGCAGAGTGCGCGCAGAAAAATTTCAGAACGGAAAATGCCGGAAACATCAAACTTGTAACCGGGAATTTTGATGTTGTTCTTCCCGATGTGCTGAATCAAAAAATAAAACTTGCAAAACGAAAACTTGATTTTTGTTTCTTCGATGGCAATCACCACAAGCAACCCACCCTGAAATATTTTTCCCAGTGTCTTGAATATGCGCACAACGATTCTGTTTTTATTTTCGATGATATTCACTGGTCAAATGAAATGGAAGAAGCGTGGGAGGAAATAAAATCTCATCCGAAAGTTTCAGTGACTGTAGATTTATTTTTTCTGGGATTAGTTTTCTTTCGAACCGAACAAGTCAAAGAGAATTTTACCCTTAGATTCTAA
- a CDS encoding ABC transporter ATP-binding protein: MISLNDIGRSYKVGTEIIHALRSVTLDIYKNEYVALMGPSGSGKSTLMNVLGCLDTPSKGEYILNGHSVAHMSDNQLAEVRNKEIGFVFQTFNLMPRLSALENVTVPLVYSGINKKERINLAMESLEHVGLGDRMKHKPNELSGGQKQRVAVARALVNKPSIILADEPTGNLDSKTSEEIMGLFEEIHRQGNTIILVTHEEDIAQHAHRIVRLKDGLIESDRKNENVITVGKIKMEAIG, translated from the coding sequence ATCATCTCTCTCAATGATATTGGTCGTTCTTATAAAGTAGGAACAGAAATTATTCACGCGCTTCGTTCTGTTACGCTCGATATTTACAAGAATGAATATGTGGCGCTAATGGGACCATCCGGTTCCGGAAAATCCACTCTGATGAATGTGCTAGGATGTTTGGATACGCCTTCGAAAGGAGAATATATTCTGAACGGGCATTCCGTTGCGCACATGAGCGATAATCAACTCGCGGAAGTCCGCAATAAGGAAATCGGTTTTGTGTTTCAAACTTTTAATCTGATGCCGCGGCTTTCTGCGCTGGAAAATGTAACTGTTCCGCTTGTTTATTCCGGAATAAATAAAAAAGAAAGAATCAATCTTGCTATGGAATCGCTCGAACACGTAGGTCTTGGCGATAGAATGAAACATAAACCGAATGAACTTTCGGGCGGACAAAAACAACGTGTGGCAGTTGCACGCGCGCTGGTGAACAAGCCATCCATCATTCTTGCCGATGAGCCAACCGGAAATCTTGATTCAAAAACTTCGGAAGAAATTATGGGACTCTTCGAAGAAATTCACAGGCAAGGCAACACAATTATTTTAGTAACGCATGAAGAAGATATTGCGCAGCACGCACACAGAATTGTCCGCCTGAAGGACGGCTTGATTGAATCGGACAGAAAAAATGAAAATGTAATTACTGTCGGGAAAATAAAAATGGAAGCAATCGGTTAA
- the rlmN gene encoding 23S rRNA (adenine(2503)-C(2))-methyltransferase RlmN, with protein MNKKNIRALPLEEIKSFFEKKGDKSFRAKQVYEWLWKKSARSFEEMTNLPKTTRKMLDESFSIHAVTIAESQTSKDRTIKNAFRLYDGNIVEGVLIPTENRMTACISSQVGCSLTCSFCATGRLERLRNLDADEMYDQVAIIRKQSEEKYGIPLSNIVYMGMGEPLLNYKNVLESIEKITSPDGLGMSPQRITVSTAGIAKMIKKLGDDNVKFNFALSLHAANDEKRNKIMPINEQNSLEALADALKYFYEKTGTRVTYEYIVFKDFNDDIADAVELEKFCRVVPCKVNIIEYNPIDNSEFRQTTDARLKKFVGYLESKRVIVNVRRSRGKDIDAACGQLANKNKAILIN; from the coding sequence ATGAATAAAAAAAACATACGCGCTCTTCCGCTGGAGGAGATTAAATCTTTTTTTGAAAAGAAGGGTGATAAATCTTTCCGCGCGAAGCAAGTGTATGAATGGCTCTGGAAAAAATCTGCCCGCTCGTTTGAGGAGATGACAAACCTTCCGAAGACAACGCGCAAAATGCTGGATGAAAGTTTTTCCATTCACGCTGTTACGATTGCTGAATCTCAAACAAGCAAAGACAGGACAATTAAAAATGCTTTCAGATTATATGACGGAAATATTGTAGAAGGAGTTCTCATTCCCACTGAAAACAGAATGACTGCCTGTATTTCTTCACAAGTTGGATGTTCGCTCACCTGCTCTTTCTGCGCCACAGGAAGATTGGAACGCTTGCGCAATCTTGATGCAGATGAAATGTACGATCAGGTTGCTATAATAAGGAAGCAGTCGGAAGAGAAATATGGCATTCCTCTTTCAAACATTGTTTATATGGGAATGGGCGAACCGCTTTTGAATTATAAAAATGTTTTGGAATCAATAGAGAAAATTACTTCGCCCGATGGTTTGGGAATGTCTCCTCAAAGAATCACCGTTTCCACTGCGGGAATAGCCAAGATGATTAAAAAACTCGGAGATGATAATGTGAAATTTAATTTCGCGCTTTCGCTTCACGCAGCAAACGATGAGAAGAGAAATAAAATCATGCCCATTAACGAACAGAATTCCCTGGAAGCTCTTGCCGATGCGCTGAAATATTTTTATGAGAAAACAGGAACTCGCGTTACTTATGAATACATCGTCTTCAAAGATTTCAACGATGATATTGCAGATGCGGTGGAGTTGGAAAAATTTTGCAGAGTGGTTCCGTGCAAAGTGAACATTATAGAATATAATCCCATCGACAATTCTGAATTCCGACAGACAACAGATGCACGATTGAAAAAATTTGTCGGCTATCTTGAAAGCAAAAGAGTCATTGTGAATGTCCGCAGAAGTCGGGGAAAAGATATTGATGCCGCCTGCGGACAGTTGGCGAATAAGAATAAAGCAATTCTTATAAATTAA